The window GCGCGGGCTGATCAGCTTGGTCGAGGCGCTGCTCCATCCGGCCTTCGACAAGGGGACGAAGGATTTCCAGGCGACCAATCTGGAAGTGACTTCGATCGATGTCGGCAATCCGGCGACCAATGTCATCCCGGCGAAGGCGACCGCCACTTTCAACATCCGCTTCAACGACACCTGGAATGCCGAGACCGTCCAGGCCGAGATCCACAACCGGCTCGACCAGGCGGCGCTGCGCAAGAAATACCGGCCGGGCAAGAAAAGCGCTGTCGACTACGAGCTCGTCTGGCGCGACCGGCCGAGCCATGTCTTCCTGACCCGCGACGAGAAGCTGATCGAGACGCTGAGCGGCTCGGTCGCGGCAGTTGTCGGCAAGACGCCGGCGCTCTCCACCTCCGGCGGCACCTCGGATGCCCGCTTCATCAAGGATTATTGCCCGGTGGTCGAGTTCGGGCTGGTCGGCAAGACCATGCATATGGTGGACGAGCGCGTGGCGCTTGCCGATCTCGACACGCTGACACAGATTTACGAGCGCTTCATCGAAGACTGGTTCGGACAAGGCCTGTCGTGAGCATGCTCTCCGCCGACGAAACCTACTCTTCCCTGGCCGGCGCCTGGCGGCTGATGCTCGGCAAGGCCGACGGCCTGCGCCTGCTCGACCTCTCGGCGGACGGTTTCTGGAATTCGTTCTTCGCTATCGTCGTGGCGGCGCCTCCGCTGATCGTCGGCTGGGTCGGCCTCGCCAACGAGATCGGCGATCCGACCGCCTTTGCCGGCCGCTTCGGCATGGTTTTGCGGCTGGCGACGGCCGAGATCGGCGCCTGGGTGCTGCCGCTGGTGGTGCTTGCACTGGTTGCGCCGCGTGCCGGCATCGGCGGCCGCTTCGTCCACTATGTCGTCGCTTCCAATTGGACATCGGCGGCTCTTGCCTGGATCACGCTGCCCTCGGCGCTGCTCCAGCTCTTTCTGCCGTTCCAGAACGACGTGGTCACCCTTGTATCCTATCTGATGTTCGGGCTGTCGGCGGTGCTGACCTGGCGCATGACCAACGCCGCGATTGCCAAGGGCGCAGCAGTCGGCACCGCGGTTTTCTTCGGCATGTTCGTGACATGGCTGATCGTGCTGAGCGCACTATGCGCGCTGCTAGGCATCCCCCTGCCCAGCAGCGCGGCGAGCTAGGTCGGGGCGGATAGCGTGCCGGCGGATTCACCAGCTGTCTCAGGATAATCGACGCCCACCAGGAAAAGCCCATCCGGTGGCGCGACCTGGCCGCAGGCGGCGCGGTCGCGCGCTTCGAGCGCCGCCTTGAGGTCGTCCGCAGTCCAGCTGCCATCCCCGACGCGCCTCAACGACCCCACCATCGAGCGCACCTGGTTGTGCAGGAAGGAGCGCGCCGAGGTTCTGACCACGATCAGGTCGCCCGAGCGGCCGACGTCGAGACGGTCGAGCGTCCTGACTGGACTCTCCGCCTGGCATTGGGTGGAACGGAAGGTGGTGAAATCGTGCCGTCCGAGCAGCACCTTCGCCGCCTCGTGCATGGCCTCGGCATCGAGCCGCTTCGGCACCCACCAGACCTTGCCCTTTTCCAGCGCCGACGGGGCGCGCCGGTTGAGGATGCGGTAGAGATAATGGCGGCCAGTGGCGGAAAAACGCGCGTCGAACGCGTCGGCGACGATAGCCGCCTTGAGGATGGCGATGCGGTTGCCGGCCCCCTGCAGATGGGCATTGACGGCGTCGCGGACCTTGTTGCCCGACCAGGTCCCGGCAAGATCGACATGCGCAACCTGCGCGGTGGCATGCACGCCGGCATCGGTGCGGCCGGCGGCGCGGAGCCTCACCTCTTGGCCGCAGAACTTTTCGATCGCCTGCTCGATCGCCTGCTGCACCGACGGCTGGTCCGCCTGGTGCTGCCAGCCGGCGAATTGGCTGCCGTCATACTCGATGTCGAGACGAAAACGCGGCATCTCAGCGAGCGATCTGCACTCGAGACGAGACGCCGCGTTTCCGGTTCGGGGTCATGCCTATGCTGCAAGCGCGGTGAAGGCCGAAGCGTAGACCAGCTTGCCGGCCTCTGGCGCATCGCCCCAGGCCAGCGCCTGCAGCGCTTCGCCCTGATACTCGCTCTCGAATTTCTCGGCGCGGGCATGGCTGTAGCCGAAGCGGCCGTAATAGGCCGGATCGCCCAGCACCACGGCCAGCGTCTCGCCGGCATCCTTGAGGCGGATATGCGCCTCGCGGATCAGCGCGCCGCCGATGCCGCTGCCATGGAAGGACGGCTCGACCGCCAGCGGCGCCAGCGCCACAGCGGCGAAGCGCCTGCCGCCGTTCTGGACGAACAGCCGCGAAAACAGGATATGGCCGACGACCTGGCCGTCTTCTTCCGCAACCAGTTCGACGACGGCGTCGCCGCCGGTGACCAGCGCGTCGACCAGACCGGCCTCCGTATGCTGGCCGAAGGCATGTTCCTCGACGAGGCGGATCGCCTCGCGGTCCCGCGGCGTCGCCGCGCGTATCGACATCATGCTCATTTGAGTTTCATTCCTTTTTCGATCTTGGCCCCGCGCAGAAACTCCTGCGCAGCGGCGGGCTTTCCGCCCGCCCGTTGAACTTCGACCAGCCGAACCGCGCCTGATCCGCAGGCGACCGTCAGCCGGTCATCGAGAATTCCTCCCGACTCGCCGACGCCATTGGAGAGCGTCGTGCGAAGCAGTTTCAGCCGCTCCATGCGGCCACCAATTTCGACCTCGCTCCACGCGCCTGGAAAGGGTGAGAGGCCGCGAATGTGATTGTGGACTTCGCCGGCAGGCCTAGTCCAGTCCACGCGCGTCTCCGATTTATCGATTTTGCGGGCGTAGGTCACCCCCGTCGTCGCCTGCGGGGTAAATGTCAGACAATTTATCCCCAACTGCGTAAGCGCTTCCACCATCAGCGATGCGCCGATCGCCATCAGGCGGTCATGCAATTCGCCGGCGGTCATGTCGGGTCCGATGGCGCATTTTTCAACCAATGCCACCGGCCCGGTGTCCAAACCCTCTTCCATGCGCATCACCATCATGCCGGTCTCGGCATCGCCGGCCATGATGGCTCGCTGGATGGGGGCGGCGCCGCGCCAGCGCGGCAAAAGCGAAGCATGGCCGTTGAGGCAACCAAGCCTGGTCGCCTCCAGAACAGGTCTCGGCAAAAGCAGACCATAGGCGACGACAACGGCGACATCGGCGTGCAAGGCGGCAAAGGCCTGCTGCTCGGCCTCGCTCCTGAGTGATGTCGGCGTCCGCACCTCAAGGCCCAGGCGCTCCGCCTCGCGCTGCACCGGCGAGGGCGTCAATTCCAGCCCGCGCCGGCCGGCGGCGCGCGGCGGCTGGGTGTAGACGGCGGCGATGTCATGGCCGGCTTCGGCGATGGCGCGCAGCGTCGGCACGGAAAAATCCGGCGTGCCCATGAAGATGATGCGGAGGGGCATGACCCCTAACCCACCATCCTGCCCGGCGCCTTGTCCCTGGCGAGCTTCTTGAACTTCTTCACCACCATATCGCGCTTCAGCTTCGAAATGTGGTCGATGAACAGCACGCCGTTGAGATGATCGATCTCGTGCTGCAGGCAAGTTGCCATCAGGCCTTCGGCCTCGATTTCCTGCAATTTGCCGTCGCGGTCGAGATATTTCACCCGCACGGCGGCGGGGCGCTCGACCTCGGCATAATAGTCGGGGATCGACAGGCAGCCTTCCTCGTAGACCGAGCGCTGGTCGGCGCTTTCGAGGATTTCAGGGTTGATGAAGACATGCGGAGCCGGCGTCTCGCCTTCCTTGGCAAGGTCGATGACCAGCATCCGCAACGGCTCGCCGATCTGAATCGCCGCCAGCCCGATGCCGGGGGCGTCATACATGGTCTCCAGCATGTCGTCGGCCAGCTTGCGCAACGGCGCGTCGACGCGCTCGACCGGTTTGGAAACCTGGCGCAGGACGGGATCGGGAAGGATGATGAGCGGCTTGATCGACATGGCGTCTCACGTAAGACCTAGGCGGAAAAGCGTCAACCGGGGGATCTTTGAGTTGTTCACGTTTTGATCTGTGCCAGCCCAACGAATCGGCTATGCTGTCGTCATGAATGACATGACCTCCATCTTTTCAGAGCCGGTGGCGCGGCTCGGCGCGACCACCATCACCCTCGGCCAGGCGCTGGCTTTCGGCGCGATCCTTTTGCTTGCGCTGTTTCTGGCCCTCGTCGTTGCGCTGTGGCGCGCGGCCAAGGCGCGCGCGGCGGCCGCGGCGGAAGCCGCCGACCGTGCGCGCGACACCGAGGCGCGGATGGCCGACATCCTGCAGTCGCAGGCGGAGATGCA is drawn from Mesorhizobium sp. B1-1-8 and contains these coding sequences:
- a CDS encoding transporter, with product MLSADETYSSLAGAWRLMLGKADGLRLLDLSADGFWNSFFAIVVAAPPLIVGWVGLANEIGDPTAFAGRFGMVLRLATAEIGAWVLPLVVLALVAPRAGIGGRFVHYVVASNWTSAALAWITLPSALLQLFLPFQNDVVTLVSYLMFGLSAVLTWRMTNAAIAKGAAVGTAVFFGMFVTWLIVLSALCALLGIPLPSSAAS
- the def gene encoding peptide deformylase, coding for MSIKPLIILPDPVLRQVSKPVERVDAPLRKLADDMLETMYDAPGIGLAAIQIGEPLRMLVIDLAKEGETPAPHVFINPEILESADQRSVYEEGCLSIPDYYAEVERPAAVRVKYLDRDGKLQEIEAEGLMATCLQHEIDHLNGVLFIDHISKLKRDMVVKKFKKLARDKAPGRMVG
- the fmt gene encoding methionyl-tRNA formyltransferase; amino-acid sequence: MPLRIIFMGTPDFSVPTLRAIAEAGHDIAAVYTQPPRAAGRRGLELTPSPVQREAERLGLEVRTPTSLRSEAEQQAFAALHADVAVVVAYGLLLPRPVLEATRLGCLNGHASLLPRWRGAAPIQRAIMAGDAETGMMVMRMEEGLDTGPVALVEKCAIGPDMTAGELHDRLMAIGASLMVEALTQLGINCLTFTPQATTGVTYARKIDKSETRVDWTRPAGEVHNHIRGLSPFPGAWSEVEIGGRMERLKLLRTTLSNGVGESGGILDDRLTVACGSGAVRLVEVQRAGGKPAAAQEFLRGAKIEKGMKLK
- the truA gene encoding tRNA pseudouridine(38-40) synthase TruA, translated to MPRFRLDIEYDGSQFAGWQHQADQPSVQQAIEQAIEKFCGQEVRLRAAGRTDAGVHATAQVAHVDLAGTWSGNKVRDAVNAHLQGAGNRIAILKAAIVADAFDARFSATGRHYLYRILNRRAPSALEKGKVWWVPKRLDAEAMHEAAKVLLGRHDFTTFRSTQCQAESPVRTLDRLDVGRSGDLIVVRTSARSFLHNQVRSMVGSLRRVGDGSWTADDLKAALEARDRAACGQVAPPDGLFLVGVDYPETAGESAGTLSAPT
- a CDS encoding GNAT family N-acetyltransferase, with amino-acid sequence MSMMSIRAATPRDREAIRLVEEHAFGQHTEAGLVDALVTGGDAVVELVAEEDGQVVGHILFSRLFVQNGGRRFAAVALAPLAVEPSFHGSGIGGALIREAHIRLKDAGETLAVVLGDPAYYGRFGYSHARAEKFESEYQGEALQALAWGDAPEAGKLVYASAFTALAA